The Acidobacteriota bacterium region TGGGTCAAGCGGTCGGCTCCTTGGACCAGGACGAAAACGCCGAGTTTCCCCACGGCTGTCCCTACAATCACCAATTCGGAAATCGCGAGTTGCCGCAAGGGTGCCGTCAATGGAGTCTCCATCGTGTGGCGATGCTCCTGGTTTCGAGGCTCGAACGGGTCCGGCTTTCCTTGTGGCGAGTAGACGGCCGGACCTTTTGGGCTGACAACCGCCAGGCTGAGGATCACGCCGAACTGGAGGAGCGGGACCAGGATCATGGCGCCTCCTCCTGCTCCGGCTCTTGGTCCGGGTCGAAGTCCTGCAGGTTGATCCGGAAGAAGGTCAGGGAGATGGAAGCGTCCAGAGTCATCGCCGGAAGGGAAGGGTCCCGGCGGCTGATGGACAGTCTTCGGACGTTGACGATCTCATCCAGTTCCGCGAGATCCTGAAAGAATCGGCCCAGACCGTGAAATCCTCCCGCCACGACCAGGTCCAATGGCCAATGGGTCAGGAATTCCTCCACGACCGGGGTCGAGGGAGAGACTCGTGTGGGACGCAGACCACGTTGGAGAGCCAGCCGTACGATTTGACTGATGGCCTCGGAACCGGAAGTCTCCCCCTCGACCGGTCCTCCCTCGTCCTGGAGGAGCGTGCGGTGCTCGCCGAATTCTTCCTTGAGCCTCGTGAGGCGATCCAGGGCCGAGTCGGTCTGATTTTGATGGGTCCGTGCCCGCAGAAATTCCTGCTCCAGCCCCTCGAGGCGGAATTGGAGCGGACGGATCGTCGAAGCATAGATGGAACCCGCCAGGAGAAGTCCCATGACGGACAGGGAAAGGGCAGGTTTTTGGCGGACCTTTCGACGAAGCCTCTCCATACTCGCGTATCCCGGTCAGTGCCCGGTTCGGGCAGTGACGGCGAATTGGACGGTGTTCCCTGTTTGTTCCATGGATCGCAGTTCCACTTTGGAAAATCCGGCGTCCGGATCCAGACGGTCCAGCAGAGTCCCGGCGGCGGAGGGGGTCGCGGCGGTTCCCTCGAGAGTCAGTGTTCCGTCCTCCCAATCCAGACGGTGCAGGGATAGTTCCTCCCCGGACGGGAACCGGTCCATGAGCCGGTTCCACAGCGAAAGAGGGGATGCCTGGCGGATCTTGAGTTCCCGGATGCGGTCGCGGCACCGGATCAGGTCTTCGACCGCTTCTTCCCAGCGCCGGACCCTCTTCAGAACTGCTTCCAGTCTCCCTCGACCGTCGCCGATCGCCGCCAGCCGGGTTTCGCCCGCGTCTGTCCGGGAGTCCAGCGACTGGTGCCAGACGGCGGTTCCCACGAGGATGCAGCATGCGGCCGCCAGGATCAGCAGTTCGCGTCCCGGCGCCGCCAGAATCGCCGATCGTTTGTGGGTTCCGTTCATCTTCAATGTCCTGAACGTCCCAACTGCCTGGAACGCGAACCCAAAGTTCGACAGGGCGCTGCCTTGACAAGGAACGGGTCCGTTCGGTAGATTTCCAGACTCTTGGACTCGTGGGGCGTAGTGTAGCGAGATGAAGAATTCGAATAAGACGTTTCTTCCTGGTTTCGACGAAATCGACAGGAAGTGGTTCGTCGTGGACGCCAGCGATCAGGTTCTGGGACGCTTGGCGACTCGTCTGGCTACCCTTCTCATGGGTAAGGACCGGCCGAACTACACCGATTTTCTCGATACCGGCGCATTCGTGATCGTCGTCAACGCCGACAAAGTGCGCCTGACCGGGAAGAAGTGGTCCCAGAAGGTCTACTATTCCCACAGCCGTTACCCGGGGGGGCTTAAGGAGATAACGGCCGAGAATCTGCTGCGCCGGTATCCGGATCGTCTCGTACGCCTGGCGGTTCGAGGTATGCTGCCGAAGAACAAGTTGGGCAAGAGGATGATCCGGAAACTCAAGATCTATGCTGGCGCCGACCATCCGCATCAAGCTCAGAAGCCGGAGCCGCTGGCCCTTTAGTTCGTCCCCGCCGACCACAGGAGATCTTCCTTGAACGAGGTTCAATACTACGGAACGGGCAAGAGGAAGTCCGCCACTGCACGAGTGTTCCTGATGCCCGGGGAAGGGCAGATCGTCGTCAACCACGTCGATTTCCAGGAGTACTTCCGCAACCGGACGCAACAGGTTGTCGTTCTGCAACCTCTGGCGCAGACGGAGAACAACGACAAGTTCGACGTGTACATCAACGTCAAGGGCGGGGGATATTCCGGACAGGCCGGCGCCGTCCGGCTGGGAATAGCCCGTGCCCTGCTCCAGTTCGATCCCGATCTCCGCGCTACGCTGAAGAAGGCCGGGCTTCTCAGGCGCGATCAGCGGGTCAAGGAACGGAAGAAATACGGGCAACCCGGGGCGCGTAAGCGGTTCCAATTTTCCAAGAGGTAGCCAGGGAGGAATCGGTGAGTTCCATTCCCATCAAGCAACTGCTGGACGCCGGTGTCCATTTCGGGCATCAGACAAGGCGCTGGAATCCGAAGATGAAGCCGTTCATTTTCGGCCAGCGAAACGGCATCCACATCGTCGATCTCCGTACCACGCTCCGGTATTTCAAACGGGCCATCGATTTTCTCGTCGAGCGGAGCATCCGGGGGAGTTCCGTGCTGTTCGTCGGCACCAAGAGACAGGCCCAGGACACCATTGAACGGGAAGCCGAGAGATGCGAGGCCCACTATGTCAACAACCGTTGGCTCGGTGGTCTCCTGACCAATTTTGCGACCGTCCGGAACAGCATCAAGCGATACAAGGATCTGGAAGAAAAACGGGTCAACGGCTTCTACGACAAGCTCTCCAAGAAGGAAGTGGCGCGGCTGGAGCGGGAACGCAAAAAGCTGGACAAGAATCTGCGCGGCATCAGGGACATGGAGCGGCTCCCCGACATCCTCTTCGTGGTGGACACGAACCGGGAGGTCATCGCCGTCAAGGAAGCCGCCAAGCTGGGCATTCCGGTGATCGCCGTGGTGGACACCAACAGCGATCCTGACGATGTCGACTTCGTGATTCCGGGAAACGACGACGCATTGCGATCGGTGAGGCTGTTCACTTCCACCATCGCGGATGCGATCCTGGCCGGAAAGGCGATCCGGGAAGCTCGTCTGGCAGAGGCCCGGGAAAAAGCGGCCCGGGAAAAGGCGGCCCGCGAGAAAGCGGCCCGGGAAAAGGCGGCTCGCGAGAGGGCTCTGCGAGAAAAGGTGCTCCAGGAGAAGGCCGCGCAGGAGCAGGCGGCGCAGCAGACCTCGACACCGCCCGATGCCGCCGTGGCGGCCACTCCCGCGCCCGCGGTGCCGGCCGCGACTGCCCCCACCTCCGAATAACAACCAGGGCGTCCGACAGGAAGCGGCGCACCAAGCGTTTCAGCGGGAAGGTCGATCGAAAATGAGTGTAACCGCAGCACAGGTCAAGGCGCTCCGGGACCGGACCGGCGCCGGAATGATGGAGTGCAAGAGGGCGCTGGTCGAGGCCGATGGAGACTTGGATCGAGGCGTGGTCATCCTTCGCGAACGGGGCCTGGCCGCAGCCGCCAAGAGGTCTGGCCGCGCCACCAGCGAGGGGACGGTGGGTCAGTACATCCATGCCGGCGGCAAGCTGGGTGTTCTCCTGGAAGTGAATTGTGAGACCGATTTCGTGGCACGCACCGATGAATTCCAGGAACTCGTCCGGGACCTGGCCATGCAGGTGGCTGCTTCCAACCCCCTTTACGTGCGGCGGGAAGAGGTGGGTTCCGAGGAGGTCGATCGGGAGAAGGAGATCTACCGAAACCAGGCGCTGGCAACGGGCAAACCTGAATTTATCGTCGAGAGAATCGTCGAGGGCCGCTTGGAAAAGTACTACTCCGCCGTGTGCCTTTACGAGCAGCCCTTCGTCAAGGACCCTTCGATCACCGTCGAGCAGTTCATCAAGTCCAAGATCGCCACTTTGAAGGAAAACATCACGGCCCGTCGCTTTTGCCGGTTCAAGGTGGGAGAAGAACTCTAGCACCGACGCCGGGGAGTTCCTCGCATTCACAGGAGGCGGTTTTGCCCCAGGAGAGCCAGGCGCCGTTGGGAGACCCGGTCAAGCTGGAACGACCCGCCTACCGGCGGCTTCTCGTCAAGCTCAGCGGCGAGATGCTCATGGGCGAGGGCCACTTCGGCGTCGATCCCGCCATGATGGAGGGTGTCGCCCTCCAGGTTAAAGAAGTTCACGAACTGGGTGTGGAGACTGCCGTCGTAGTCGGCGGCGGCAACATCATTCGCGGTGTGAATGTCAGTGAGGCCGGGTTCGACCGGGCCACGGGCGACTACATGGGCATGCTGGCCACCATCATCAACTCTCTGGCTTTGCAGAACGCCCTCGAGAAAAACGACGTCGACACCCGGGTCCTGAGTGCCATCCATGTCTCGGAACTGGCGGAGCCCTTCATTCGGCGGCGAGCTATCCGGCACCTGGAGAAGAAACGGGTCGTCATCTTCGCGGCCGGCACCGGCAGTCCCTATTTCTCCACCGACACGGCGGCGGCCCTGCGAGCGATGGAAATCCGGGCCGACGCGATCTTGAAGGGGACCAAAGTCGACGGCGTTTACGATTCGGATCCCCAAGTCAATGCGGATGCCAAACGCTACGACCGGCTGACCTATCTTCAGGTTCTGGAAAAAGGTCTCAAGGTGATGGACGCAACGGCCATATCGTTGTGCATGGATCACGATCTGCCCATCGTTGTGTTCAGTCTCCGGCAGAAGGGGAACATCACGAACGCGGTCCTGGGCAAGAAGGTTGGTTCCGTCATCAGCCACTGAAACGCCGTTCCCGGTTGGCCCGGGACGCCGAGCGGCTCAAGGGGGGGACAGCATGAACGGAAACTCCGTCGAGCAGGTGTTGACTGAAACCCGGACCCGGATGCGAAAGTCCGTGGAGGATCTGAGCCGGGAGTTGGCGACGGTCCGCACGGGACGCGCCTCCCTCCATCTGTTCGATCCCATCAGGGTGGATTACTACGGGACGTTGACGCCCATCAGCCAGCTCGCCACCCTGCACGTGGCGGAAGCGACCATGGTGACCATCCAGCCCTGGGACCCGACCCAGATCGAGAACATCACCCGGGCGATTCTGGCCTCCAATCTGGGCCTTAATCCTTCCAACGACGGACGGCTCATCCGGGTGCCCATCCCTCCGCTGACCGAGGAGCGGCGCAAGCAGTTGGCCAGGCATGTCCGCAAGGTGACCGAACAGCACCGGACCGCGGTCAGAAACATCCGGCGCAGCTCCAACGACCGGTTGAAGAAACTTTCCAGGAGCAAGGCCATCTCCGAGGATGACGAGCACCGCGGGTACGATAAGGTCCAGAAGATCACCGACGACTTCATCGCCCAGGCGGATGATCTGGGCCGGCTGAAAGAGAGTGAGGTCCTGGAGGTCTGAGCCGAGCGCCCATCCCTTCCGGCGTGGCTGATTCGGTTGCCACGTCGCGACCCTCTTCCCCAGCGGATCACGGCAGCAGGACTGCGGCCGCGACGACGGTCGTCCACAGACCGCCCCGGTCACCGGTGGCGCACTGGGCGATACTGGTGGTTTCGGCGAACTCGCCGCATCGTTCCCGGCGCCGCGTCCTGCCATTGTCGGCGTCATCCTCGCCCGAGGGCAGGCCCAGGCTCGCGGACAGCATCTGAACGGCCACGTTTTCGGCGTGGTTTCCCGCTGTCGCCGCGGTTTCTCCGAAGCTGTGGTGCTCGCTCAGGTAGCCATGCCGGTCCGAATCCCGGGGCGCGGCCAAACCGATGGACGCGGCAATCATTCGGCCGGGCTCCGAAGTCGTATTCTTGCTGAGCACGGCGAACACCACTTGACCGGGAACCAACGCTTTCAGTCCTTCCTGGCTGCTGACCAGCCTGCATCGGGGAGGAAAGATGCTGGAGACGCGAACCAGGTTGAAGGAGGAGATCCCGGCGTCATGGAGCGCCAATTCCCAGCTGATCAGTTTTTCGCGGTGGCGTCCGGAACCACGCGTCAGGAACAGTCGGCCGGGCACCAGCATGCGGCGTACTCCTGTTTCCGGTCCGCAACCCGCCGGTACCCGGCGGGGTCCTCGGCGGATTCCGGGGGTTGTCAACGAAGTGCTAGACGCGGTTTATCATGCCTCGACCACCAAGGAAACTACGGGCGTGGGGCTCGCTGGCCCGGTTGAGTTCGCTTTCCGGACTATGGTATCAATGAGCCTCGTTGGAGGGAGCGGTCCAGGAGGAGATGCCGGAAGAGCAACCGCCGGAAACCGCGGTCCGACAGGAACGGACAGAGGCCCGGGACAGCGAGAATCAGGGATCTCTGGCCGGCGTTTTCAACGAGTTGCGCGGTTGGGCTCGAGACATCCTCGTCGCCGCAGTCGCCGCCGTCCTCATCGTCGTATTCGTGGTCCAGCCGGTCAAGGTGGAGGGGACCAGCATGGCCCCCCGCCTGGCTGATCAGGAACGAATTTTTGTCAGCAAGCTTTCCTATCGTTTCTCGAACATCGAACGCGGCGATATCGTGGTCTTCTGGTACCCTAGGAACCCGGCCAAGTCTTTCATCAAACGGGTCATTGGGATTCCCGGTGAAACCGTGGAGATCAAAGGAGGTGTCGTATTCGTCGACGGCCGGCGCTTGGAGGAACCTTATTTGCGGCCTGAGTACCTGGACCACGACTATCACACGGCCAAGGTTCCTGAGGACCAGTTCTTTGTACTGGGAGATCGGAGAAATTCCAGCAACGACAGTCGAAACTGGGGATGCGTGCCGCGCCGGAATATTTTCGGGAAGGCCGTGTTCCGATACTGGCCCGTCTCCAAGGCGGGCATGATCGAATAGCCGGGAGACGGGCCCGGCACGACCAGACCTCCCTGATTCGAGGATCCAAGAGACGTGGACAAACGGGCGATTCTATATCTGGAAGATGGGACCGTGTACGAAGGCGTCGCCTTCGGCGCAGACACGGAAACATTGGGCGAGGTGGTCTTCAACACCTCCATGACGGGATACCAGGAAATTCTGACCGACCCCTCCTATGCCGGTCAGATCGTGGTGATGACCCAGCCCCAAATCGGAAACTACGGTACGAACTCTGAAGATGGCGAGTCCTCCAAGCCCCAGGTGGAAGGCTTCGTCCTCCGTGAATGCAGTCCCATCTTCAGCAACTGGCGTGGGGAGCGAACGCTGGACGCCTATCTGAAGCAGCATGGAATCAGCGGCATCTCCGAGATCGACACCCGCGCCCTGGTTCGCCGCATCCGGGAGAAGGGGGCCATGCGGGGCGGAATCTCCACGTCGTCGGTCGATTCCATACGGAGGAAAGTCCTGGCCCATCCGACGATGGCCGGACTGGATTGCGTGAAGTTCGTCACCACCACCGAGTCCTATTCCTGGCCGGTGGAGGAGTCCAAATTCCGAGTGGTGGCCTACGATTTCGGGATCAAACACAATATCCTTCGATGCCTCGCGTCCCGTGGGTGCAACGTCACCGTGGTCCCGGCAACCACGCCTGCCGAGGATGTTCTGGCCATGGACCCGGACGGGGTCTTCCTGTCGAATGGTCCCGGTGACCCGGAACCCCTCGACTACATTGTCGCCAACGTCAAGAAACTGCTGGGACGCAGACCCGTCTTCGGAATCTGCCTGGGTCATCAGCTTTTGGGATTGGCCCTCGGAGGCCGGACCTTCAAGTTGAAGTTCGGGCATCGAGGCGGCAATCAGCCGGTCCAAAACTTGGTGACTCGAAAGATCGAGATCACGTCCCAGAATCA contains the following coding sequences:
- the carA gene encoding glutamine-hydrolyzing carbamoyl-phosphate synthase small subunit; the protein is MDKRAILYLEDGTVYEGVAFGADTETLGEVVFNTSMTGYQEILTDPSYAGQIVVMTQPQIGNYGTNSEDGESSKPQVEGFVLRECSPIFSNWRGERTLDAYLKQHGISGISEIDTRALVRRIREKGAMRGGISTSSVDSIRRKVLAHPTMAGLDCVKFVTTTESYSWPVEESKFRVVAYDFGIKHNILRCLASRGCNVTVVPATTPAEDVLAMDPDGVFLSNGPGDPEPLDYIVANVKKLLGRRPVFGICLGHQLLGLALGGRTFKLKFGHRGGNQPVQNLVTRKIEITSQNHGFAVDPDSLDEDIVELTHVNLNDRTLEGMRHRSLPAFSVQYHPEASPGPHDSMYLFDDFLDLMRAHRPG
- the rpsI gene encoding 30S ribosomal protein S9, which encodes MNEVQYYGTGKRKSATARVFLMPGEGQIVVNHVDFQEYFRNRTQQVVVLQPLAQTENNDKFDVYINVKGGGYSGQAGAVRLGIARALLQFDPDLRATLKKAGLLRRDQRVKERKKYGQPGARKRFQFSKR
- a CDS encoding PilN domain-containing protein, which translates into the protein MNGTHKRSAILAAPGRELLILAAACCILVGTAVWHQSLDSRTDAGETRLAAIGDGRGRLEAVLKRVRRWEEAVEDLIRCRDRIRELKIRQASPLSLWNRLMDRFPSGEELSLHRLDWEDGTLTLEGTAATPSAAGTLLDRLDPDAGFSKVELRSMEQTGNTVQFAVTARTGH
- the rplM gene encoding 50S ribosomal protein L13 — protein: MKNSNKTFLPGFDEIDRKWFVVDASDQVLGRLATRLATLLMGKDRPNYTDFLDTGAFVIVVNADKVRLTGKKWSQKVYYSHSRYPGGLKEITAENLLRRYPDRLVRLAVRGMLPKNKLGKRMIRKLKIYAGADHPHQAQKPEPLAL
- a CDS encoding arginine decarboxylase, pyruvoyl-dependent; translation: MLVPGRLFLTRGSGRHREKLISWELALHDAGISSFNLVRVSSIFPPRCRLVSSQEGLKALVPGQVVFAVLSKNTTSEPGRMIAASIGLAAPRDSDRHGYLSEHHSFGETAATAGNHAENVAVQMLSASLGLPSGEDDADNGRTRRRERCGEFAETTSIAQCATGDRGGLWTTVVAAAVLLP
- the rpsB gene encoding 30S ribosomal protein S2, translated to MSSIPIKQLLDAGVHFGHQTRRWNPKMKPFIFGQRNGIHIVDLRTTLRYFKRAIDFLVERSIRGSSVLFVGTKRQAQDTIEREAERCEAHYVNNRWLGGLLTNFATVRNSIKRYKDLEEKRVNGFYDKLSKKEVARLERERKKLDKNLRGIRDMERLPDILFVVDTNREVIAVKEAAKLGIPVIAVVDTNSDPDDVDFVIPGNDDALRSVRLFTSTIADAILAGKAIREARLAEAREKAAREKAAREKAAREKAARERALREKVLQEKAAQEQAAQQTSTPPDAAVAATPAPAVPAATAPTSE
- the tsf gene encoding translation elongation factor Ts codes for the protein MSVTAAQVKALRDRTGAGMMECKRALVEADGDLDRGVVILRERGLAAAAKRSGRATSEGTVGQYIHAGGKLGVLLEVNCETDFVARTDEFQELVRDLAMQVAASNPLYVRREEVGSEEVDREKEIYRNQALATGKPEFIVERIVEGRLEKYYSAVCLYEQPFVKDPSITVEQFIKSKIATLKENITARRFCRFKVGEEL
- the pyrH gene encoding UMP kinase, yielding MERPAYRRLLVKLSGEMLMGEGHFGVDPAMMEGVALQVKEVHELGVETAVVVGGGNIIRGVNVSEAGFDRATGDYMGMLATIINSLALQNALEKNDVDTRVLSAIHVSELAEPFIRRRAIRHLEKKRVVIFAAGTGSPYFSTDTAAALRAMEIRADAILKGTKVDGVYDSDPQVNADAKRYDRLTYLQVLEKGLKVMDATAISLCMDHDLPIVVFSLRQKGNITNAVLGKKVGSVISH
- the pilO gene encoding type 4a pilus biogenesis protein PilO, with the translated sequence MERLRRKVRQKPALSLSVMGLLLAGSIYASTIRPLQFRLEGLEQEFLRARTHQNQTDSALDRLTRLKEEFGEHRTLLQDEGGPVEGETSGSEAISQIVRLALQRGLRPTRVSPSTPVVEEFLTHWPLDLVVAGGFHGLGRFFQDLAELDEIVNVRRLSISRRDPSLPAMTLDASISLTFFRINLQDFDPDQEPEQEEAP
- the frr gene encoding ribosome recycling factor — its product is MNGNSVEQVLTETRTRMRKSVEDLSRELATVRTGRASLHLFDPIRVDYYGTLTPISQLATLHVAEATMVTIQPWDPTQIENITRAILASNLGLNPSNDGRLIRVPIPPLTEERRKQLARHVRKVTEQHRTAVRNIRRSSNDRLKKLSRSKAISEDDEHRGYDKVQKITDDFIAQADDLGRLKESEVLEV
- the lepB gene encoding signal peptidase I, with the protein product MPEEQPPETAVRQERTEARDSENQGSLAGVFNELRGWARDILVAAVAAVLIVVFVVQPVKVEGTSMAPRLADQERIFVSKLSYRFSNIERGDIVVFWYPRNPAKSFIKRVIGIPGETVEIKGGVVFVDGRRLEEPYLRPEYLDHDYHTAKVPEDQFFVLGDRRNSSNDSRNWGCVPRRNIFGKAVFRYWPVSKAGMIE